ATCTTAATCTTAATTCATTGATATACTCTTACCTGACGACATACTAAACATCACTATTTAGTACGTCCTGCTGTTCCAATCTTTCAAAGAACTTCAACTTCAACCCTAAGGTCTCCGTCTTGTAGATGTTAGGGATTCGATCCCTTTTGCTAAACAAACATCTTATCTAAAGAACTGTTAATTAAACTCTTAGCCTCGCTTTCTTTCTCTCACCGCCCCGTTCTATCCGATTGGGGTTGCAAAGGTAGAATCTTTTTTCTTTCTACCAAATTTCCAGTCAGATTTTTTTGACTTTTTTTGGCGACTTTTTCGACTGTAAAGAGCGATTTTTTTTGGGCGGACTGCAAAGATACAACCTTATGCTTTCCGATCAAAACTTTTTATGCACATACGCATCGTCGACAACCTGAAAGAGCGAACCGAAAAGGCTTTTTTACCTGAGCGGGGCGCAAAGATAGGGATAGTTTGTTTGCCACCAAATTTTTCTCAAAAAAAATGACATGTAAGGTATCCTTACGTTATGGATCTATGTGGCTACTACCCCCGTCCAGTAAGCCTTCGGGATAGCGCACCCTTGCCAAAAAAAGGCCATGGCCCGGGGCGGTAAAATCCGCGCGCCGGGGGTCCGCTGCCAGGATGACCTCTCTAAAACCGTCCACCGACAGCTTTCCCCGCCCCACCTGCAGCATGGTCGCCACCAATCCCCGGACCATCCCCCTAAGGAAGCGGTTGGCCCGCACCGTATAACACCAGGTAGCCCCCACCGTTTCCCACCGGCTCTCCTCGATTACGCACAAGGGCGTCCTGTGCTGGGCACCCCGTTTGGAAAAACTGCTGAAATCGGTATGCTCCAATACAATGGCCGCCGCCGCCCGAAGGCCATCGGGGTCCATCTGGTAAGGATAATAATAGCCCCGGTCGTCCAAAAAAGGGTCTTTGGCCCGGTATACATAATAGTGATATTCCCGGGACAGGGCATGAAACCGGGAATGGGCGTCCCCGGCGACCGGGTATACCCCCCTGGCAACGACGTCCGGGGGAAGAATGGCGTTCAGGTTGTACAAGCTCCGCTCGCGCCCGCCCGGTTGCAGCCAGGGATGACCCTCCCCCAGCGCTTCAGCGTCCAGGTCGAAGTGGTAAAAATTCTCCAGGGCGTGTACCCCGGCATCGGTCCGCGAAGATCCCGTCAACCCGATGGGGGTCCGGAAAAATACCTGTAGCGCCTTCTCCAGCTCAAACTGAACCGTGAGGGCGTTTTCCTGTATCTGGGAACCGCTGAACCGGGTTCCCTTATAAGCAACTTGTAAAAAGAAACGCGTCATATCAGCGTTCCACCAGGGCCTTGAAGCGGTTGATGAAATACGCGCTGGAGAACAGGGACTGAAGGGATTTGAAATTCCAGCTGTCGGAGACAAAGGGATAGGCTTCCTCTATGAATTTATAACGTCCGTCCTCCTGGAGGAAAAGAAAACTCAGGTTTCGTACCTGATCCGTGGTAAAACAGGCTTTCTTAAAGGATTTTCTGGCCAGCTCGATCATCCGGTCCACGTCGCTCTCTGAGGCCATACGCTTGCGCAGCTTCGTATAGTCCTCGTCCCCCGCGACACGGGTACAGTTGGAGTTCGCCAGGACCAGGCCCTGGGGTTTGTTGTCCGCGGGTTTGTTGTCCGCTCCCTGGGTCTTGCCGCTGTCCGTCGTCGCCGCGTGTGCGTTGTCGGGGGCGGTCGTCCCCGGCTGTACGCCAAAACCGGAGGCCAACGCCCGGGAGGCGCTGTCCTGAGCCCCGCCTCCATCCTGTTGTTTGAACACAGGGACCACAAGATTGCTGGTATCTTTTGTCTTACCGGTACGGACCAGCGTGGCCGGGTTAAACGCATGGGTCGTATCGACAGGCGTAACCGACTGGTTTACACCGGTTTTAGACGTAGTATCTTTCGTGGCCGCGTGCGTGCTGTCAGGAGTGGTCGTTGCAGGCGCGTTGCTGGGGGAGGTCGTCCCCGGCTGTACACCAAAACCGGCGGCCAACGCCCGGGAGGCGCTGTCCTGGGGGATACCGGCGGGAGCAGCGGTGGTGGGCGCCGGGTTGGTCGCGGGCACCGTCGCAGGCAGGTTTGCCTGGACCGCCGCGGGTGCGTTCGCCTGGACCGCCGCGGGTGCGTTCGCCTGGACCGCCGCGGGTGCGTTCGCCTGGACCGTCGCGGGCGCGTTCGCCTGCGCCGTTGCGGCCGCCGTATCTGCCGTCGCAGGAGCCGCTCCTGCAGGCGCCTGGCTAGTAGCGGGCACACCCGCCCCCTTTTGGGGCACCAGCATCTGAACGGTATCCACCGCCCCCGAGCGCAGGTGGTCCGCATAGACCAGCTCAACCCCCGAGTCCGTCACCTGTCTGGAGACCAGGACGATAGAGGCATCGGTACCGGGAGAAGGCACCACGGGCGCGGGCGCCGTTTTTTTTACATATTTTATGTCCGTGAGGGTAGAATCCTTGGTCACTGCCGCAAGCGCCGACTCGAACGCATCCCCCTTCGGGGCGGTAGGCGTCACCGTATCCGGACCGGTCGCCGGGGTCCCGGTAGGGGTCCCGCTTACTGCGGCCCCATTCACCGCATTCGTAGGCGGCTGAACCGCGGTAGTCTCCGGTGCCGTCGCCGCCGAAGGCGCCACGGTCATGGCCGCCGTCTGCCCCGCGGCGCTCGCGGAATCATGCGCCCCAACTGCCGGAGGCTGCGCCGCCTCGGCAGACGCTGGTGCCGGATCAGGCTTTTTAACCGTATCCTGGGCGGGCGCCACCGCATTGTCCGGCTGGT
This region of Dinghuibacter silviterrae genomic DNA includes:
- a CDS encoding DUF4476 domain-containing protein, with the protein product MKFIRFIGFWLIMGCSVHAWAQQADHFIYLQSDTKQPFYVKLGATASPMASSGSGYLILPKIPQGTLSFWVGFPDNSFPEQHFKCTITADKGFLLKRFPDKGWALYDLQELTLTYANQPDNAVAPAQDTVKKPDPAPASAEAAQPPAVGAHDSASAAGQTAAMTVAPSAATAPETTAVQPPTNAVNGAAVSGTPTGTPATGPDTVTPTAPKGDAFESALAAVTKDSTLTDIKYVKKTAPAPVVPSPGTDASIVLVSRQVTDSGVELVYADHLRSGAVDTVQMLVPQKGAGVPATSQAPAGAAPATADTAAATAQANAPATVQANAPAAVQANAPAAVQANAPAAVQANLPATVPATNPAPTTAAPAGIPQDSASRALAAGFGVQPGTTSPSNAPATTTPDSTHAATKDTTSKTGVNQSVTPVDTTHAFNPATLVRTGKTKDTSNLVVPVFKQQDGGGAQDSASRALASGFGVQPGTTAPDNAHAATTDSGKTQGADNKPADNKPQGLVLANSNCTRVAGDEDYTKLRKRMASESDVDRMIELARKSFKKACFTTDQVRNLSFLFLQEDGRYKFIEEAYPFVSDSWNFKSLQSLFSSAYFINRFKALVER
- a CDS encoding tRNA pseudouridine synthase A, translated to MTRFFLQVAYKGTRFSGSQIQENALTVQFELEKALQVFFRTPIGLTGSSRTDAGVHALENFYHFDLDAEALGEGHPWLQPGGRERSLYNLNAILPPDVVARGVYPVAGDAHSRFHALSREYHYYVYRAKDPFLDDRGYYYPYQMDPDGLRAAAAIVLEHTDFSSFSKRGAQHRTPLCVIEESRWETVGATWCYTVRANRFLRGMVRGLVATMLQVGRGKLSVDGFREVILAADPRRADFTAPGHGLFLARVRYPEGLLDGGSSHIDP